The segment CGGAAGTTCCAGGACTGGGCCGGTCCCGCCATCTGGGTGGCCATGTTCGCGCTCGCGATCTACATCCTGACGCAAGCGGGCAACAAGTTCAGCCTCTCGATCCCCGGCGTCGCGCCTTTGGACGGCCCGGCAGCCTTGACCCAGTTCTTCTCGGCCATCGCCCTGACTGTCACCTACTTCGCGGCGCTTCTCCTGAACTTCTGCGATTTCTCCCGGTTCGCACCGGACCGCAAGACCATCCTGCGCGGCAACTTCTGGGGCCTGCCCGTGAACTTCATCGCGTTCGCCCTGGTCACAGTGGTGGTCACAGCCGGCGCGGCGTCCTACTTCACCGCAGACCAGTACGCCGGCCAGGACATGTTCAAGGTGATCACCGATCCCGTGGCGATCGTCCAGGCGATCAGGAATCCGTGGATCACCATCATCGCCGCCATCACGTTTGTGGTGGCCACGATCGGCATCAACGTCGTGGCGAACTTCGTTTCGGCCTCCTACGACCTCGCCAACGTGGCCCCGCACCGCATCGACTTCCGCCGCGGCGGCCTTATCAGCGCAGTGCTCGCAATCGTGATCCTGCCTTGGAACCTCTTCAGCAGTCCTGTGGTGATCGTGTACTTCCTCGGCGGCCTGGGCGCGCTGCTTGGTCCGTTGTTCGGGGTCATCTTCACGGACTTCTTCCGCATCCGACACCAGCGTTGCAAGGTCTCGGACCTGTACCACGAGGACGAGAAAGGCCTCTATTTCTACACCAAAGGCTGGAACCTCAAGGCCATTGCCGCGCTGGTTCCGGCCGCCGTCGTCGCAGGCGTTTTGGCACTGGTCCCGGCATTGCAGAACTTCCTCCCGGGAGGCTCGGGCCTGGGCCCGTATTCATGGTTCGTGGGGGCAATCCTGGCCAGCCTGATCTACTACACGATCACCCGCAACGACCCCCGGACAGTCCGCGCACGGACGGAGGAGCACGACTGACTCTCAGCTAGTGGGAAACTCCGCGCCCAGGGCGGAGAGCACGCCGAACGCCTTGGTCCGGATTTCGTCGTATTCGTCCTGGGGCGTGGAGTCCGCCGTGATGGCCCCTCCGACGCCGAGACTGAGCGTGCGTCCACCGTCGCCGTCGGGACCCATCACCAGGGTCCGGATCACGACGGCGAGGTCCGTCGCCGCGTTGAGCGAAAAGTACCCGATCGCGCCGGAGTAGACCCCGCGCGGTCCGGATTCGAGCCCGTCAAGGATGTCCATGGTGCTGATCTTCGGGGCGCCCGTCATGGACCCGGCAGGGAACGCTGCCGCCACGGCCTCGGCCCGGGGTGCTCCGGGGCGCAGCCGGGCGTCGATGGTGCTCACCATCTGGTGCACGGTGGCATAGCTTTCCACCTCGCACAGCCGGCTGACGGTCACCGATCCGGGCACGGCGAAGTGGCTGAGGTCGTTGCGGAGCAAGTCCACGATCATGATGTTCTCGGCACGGTCCTTGAGCGAGGATTCAAGGCCGCGCCGCAGGGCCTCGTCAATGGCGGGATCGTTGGCCCGGCCCCTGGTGCCCTTGATCGGCTCGGCCCGCATGCCGCCGTCGGAGGTTATCCGCAGGAAGCGCTCCGGCGAGGTACTCGCGACCGTCAGATCGCCGAACCGCAAGTAGCTCGCGAACGGTGCCGGGTTGCGCTTGCGCAGCGCGAGGTAGCTCTCCCACGGGTCCAGCCCAGGATCCGAGGCGGTCACGGTGGTGGTCAGGCAGACCTCGTACGTGTTGCCCTCGGCGATCTGGTGCTGGGCGTCGGTGATTTTGCTTTTGTACTCGTCCTCGGTGTCGCGGCTGGAGAACTCGAGCGCCACCGTGCCGCTCCCGACGGCGGGATCCCCGGCCGAGTGCCTCGGCGCGCCGGCCGCTTGGGGGGCCTGGGTTTTCGAGGTCTCGGCCGCGGACAGCACGGCCTCGCGCGCAAGCCCAAGCCAATCGCCGGCGTCGGGAGCATCGATGGCAAGCAGCCAGACGGCAGCATCCCGGTGGTCGATCACGACGGCCCGGCCGGCGAAGAGCAACGCTGCATCCGGAGTGCCGGCGTGGACATCGCTGCCACCGGTCTCACGCTTCAATTCATATCCGAGGTAACCCAACCAGCCGAGCGTGAATTCGCAGTCATAGCCTTCAGGTGCCCTCAAGGCCTTGCGGCCCCACACGGTGTCCAGCCAGCGGAAGAAGGGGCCTGTGGTCTCCACGGTGGCGCATCCGGCGCTCAGCCGGGTGGCTCCGGAACTGTGCATTACAGCCTGACCGAAGGAGCCGCCGTCGTCCGCGAGGATACTGAAGCGGCTGCGCTCGGCCGCGGCATTGAAGGATCCGGCGTCGCTGGCTGTGTCCCTGTTGGAGGACGTGTTGGAGGAATCGAGCCAGACGGCGTTCGCGGACTTGGCGTACAGCGCGTGGAACAGCGCCGCGGCGTCCGGCGTGGCGTCGATCCGTTCGGCCTTGAGCTGCAAGCCGCGGCGTGCCGAGAGCTCGGGAGCCAGCACAGGGGAGAGCGAAGGGAGATAGTTCAGCGCTTGCAGGACGTCATCCGGGGCATTGCCGTCCGCCCGGTTCAGCACCCGGACGTCAGTGTGGTCGAGGACGTCGTCGGTCTCCAGCCACTCGTCCTCCTGCGCCGCCCAGCTGTCCCAGAACGGTTCGTAGCTGCTTCCATCGCGGGCCATCGCACGGTGCCGGCGATCGTCGTCGGGAGCGTCCACCCAGACCACGGCGTCCAGCATGGGCCGGGCGGCACTCGCGGCTGCCCCGACGCCCTCGACG is part of the Arthrobacter ramosus genome and harbors:
- a CDS encoding NCS1 family nucleobase:cation symporter-1, which encodes MARKNESPAVQAPPEPGDEYPEKVRILAEGRVVSDRLWNADLAPARQRNWRVRSLFALWMCDVHSIAGYTFAAGLFITGLVGWQVFLALVLGITLVYFLMNFAGTAGQKTGVPYPVLARMSFGLFGANLAALIRALIAIAWYGIQTWLASEAVLVLLFSVWPQLTSLDGPDVPRILGLTPLGWAAFLVLWAVQLLVIRRGMETVRKFQDWAGPAIWVAMFALAIYILTQAGNKFSLSIPGVAPLDGPAALTQFFSAIALTVTYFAALLLNFCDFSRFAPDRKTILRGNFWGLPVNFIAFALVTVVVTAGAASYFTADQYAGQDMFKVITDPVAIVQAIRNPWITIIAAITFVVATIGINVVANFVSASYDLANVAPHRIDFRRGGLISAVLAIVILPWNLFSSPVVIVYFLGGLGALLGPLFGVIFTDFFRIRHQRCKVSDLYHEDEKGLYFYTKGWNLKAIAALVPAAVVAGVLALVPALQNFLPGGSGLGPYSWFVGAILASLIYYTITRNDPRTVRARTEEHD
- the pabB gene encoding aminodeoxychorismate synthase component I, which gives rise to MTPAPVIIAIDGRSGAGKTTLAVELAARLRMHHKVSLFHLEDIYPGWNGLAAGIERYVTTVLAPLRHGDAAEWVSWDWEKHYDGRSHVTLPAEIVIVEGVGAAASAARPMLDAVVWVDAPDDDRRHRAMARDGSSYEPFWDSWAAQEDEWLETDDVLDHTDVRVLNRADGNAPDDVLQALNYLPSLSPVLAPELSARRGLQLKAERIDATPDAAALFHALYAKSANAVWLDSSNTSSNRDTASDAGSFNAAAERSRFSILADDGGSFGQAVMHSSGATRLSAGCATVETTGPFFRWLDTVWGRKALRAPEGYDCEFTLGWLGYLGYELKRETGGSDVHAGTPDAALLFAGRAVVIDHRDAAVWLLAIDAPDAGDWLGLAREAVLSAAETSKTQAPQAAGAPRHSAGDPAVGSGTVALEFSSRDTEDEYKSKITDAQHQIAEGNTYEVCLTTTVTASDPGLDPWESYLALRKRNPAPFASYLRFGDLTVASTSPERFLRITSDGGMRAEPIKGTRGRANDPAIDEALRRGLESSLKDRAENIMIVDLLRNDLSHFAVPGSVTVSRLCEVESYATVHQMVSTIDARLRPGAPRAEAVAAAFPAGSMTGAPKISTMDILDGLESGPRGVYSGAIGYFSLNAATDLAVVIRTLVMGPDGDGGRTLSLGVGGAITADSTPQDEYDEIRTKAFGVLSALGAEFPTS